A window of Oceanispirochaeta sp. M1 genomic DNA:
TATCTATATTTCACAAAAAGCTTAAAATATCATGAAGATTTAATATTTCAAAACAGATTTTCTTTTCACATAATAATTTGTCAGTACGGGAGTAGAAAAACCAACAAGAATCTCTATATTGTCTCCAACGGGTATCACGAAGGATATCGATACTACTCGATTCTGTTAAAGAGTCTTCTCTAAAATTGGGGAAATATTTAAGGATCTCTTTTCGATAATGCTTCATGAATAGTTCGCTATAATATTTTGTTTCACTCGTATTAAATATAAAATCGAACTATTCTTTATTAGAAATCAGGGCGATGTAGTAATAAATATCAATCACTACAATAAAAGCATTTACGACTAAAACAGGTATTGCACCGATAATATAACCATAAATAGAAAAAAGAACTGCACCAAAACAATTCACCAATCTAAGTAATTTTATATTTTTCATAGTCAAAGATATTGCAATAAGAATTGATGCAAAAGTTCCAAAAATTGTTATATTATCCATACTTTCCCCCCTATATTTTAATTCATAAAAAAACAAATTTATAATACAATGGAAATAAAATCCCAAGTACAAAGTTAGAAAAAATAGCCAGATGCTCGGTAAAATCTTTATTTTTATCAACTGAACTCAAAGCTATTATATATCAAGTCTCATTTCTCCGGTAAAGGCAGAGAATTTCTCAGGTTTTATCAATTCGATTAGTTCTCTGCCATTTCCAGAGCAATTTTAATCATGCTGGTAAATGCCATCTGCCTGTCGGCACTGGATATTCCCACTTCTTCAATCAGAGAATCGGATACAGAGAGCAAACAGGCCGCTTTTTTACCTAATTCCTGTGCGTTTGAAAATAGTGCGAAAGATTCCATCTCCACTGCAGAACAATTGTATTTGTCTCTAATTGCTTTATATTCATCAAGATTATTTCTGTAAAAAACATCAGATGAATGGATTCTTATCCTTATGAGAGGGATCTCGAGCTCCACCGATATTTTCTCCAGTTTACTGTTCAGTTCAACTGAAGCTCTTAATATATCAACAGTATTTCCCGATTGAACTTTAGCATAGGTTGATTCTGACCAGGCATCTTCGACTAAGACCACATCAAATAATTTGAGATCTTTTGTGTAGGTTCCACAGGAACCAATTCTGATAATATTTTCAACATCATAAAACTTGTACAGTTCATAGGAGTAAATCCCAATGCTCGGCATTCCCATGCCCGAAGCCATAACAGAGATTTTTCTTCCCTTATATTCCCCCGTATAACCATTAATCCCCCTAACAGCGTTAAACTGAACAATATTTTCAAGAAATGTCTCGGCGATATATTTAGCCCGGAGAGGATCTCCCGGCATCAAAATAGTTTTTGCTATCAGTTTTTTGTCTACAGCTTCAATATGTGGTGTTGGTATGAACATTCTTCCTCCTGAATTCTCATGTTTTTTGAACAGACTTTCCTTAGAATTTATTATTATATTACCAGATCTACAACCCAATTAATGAATCACATAAAATCCGCATCATAATCGATTATGATTTTTTCTGCTTATTCTCAAATTTCTCCATTCTATAAATTTGTTTATATCAAGCTCAAATATTTCACTACTTCTCTGATAATGCTTTCAGACCACATCAAGGAATAAACTCCATTCCTGAAGGAAGACCTCCAGATGTTACAGGAAAAATAAAGAAAAAGTCTTCACTCTACGGATTGGACAATCACTTTTACAGAGCCAGCCGAGTTAATATAGAAATCTTTCATCATTAACTTCAGGATAGGTTTTCCCATATATTGGATAAAATTAGCATTTTCCTGGTTTTTATCAATAAATATGCAGATATATTGATGATTTAATTTTTCTTAAATCCTGAAACACCATCAAGATTCACCATTTCAGACTCGATTTACCTTTCGCATAATAAATTATTATTTCTGAAGCCTCTAAATACTTCCTTGAATCTTTTTATCGGCTCGGCTGTTCTGGCGTGCAACGCCGATCAATATAAGAACAGTCAAAACTATAAAAACAATACATATGGGCCTGTTCAGAAAAATGGAAAGACTGCCGTTAGACATAACCAGCGTTCTTCGGAAATTATCTTCGGCCAGCGATCCTAGAATAAAACCCAGAACCACAGGGATAAGAGGATAATTAAATCTGTGGAACACAAAAAAGACAATGCCGGAACCCATTAGTATAAAGACATCGAAGATATTCCGACCGGCCGAATATGTACCGGCAGCGCAAAGGAAAACCAGAGATGCGAGAATAAAAGAATCGGGAACTTTAGTCACTTTGACGAAGAATCGCATCAAGCCTATCCCCTGAAAGTACATAAAGATATTAATCAGAATCAGACCTATCATAATGGCGTACATTTCAAAACCAAAGTCCTTAAACAGCATAGGACCTGGAGCCAAGCCCTGAATAGTTAAAGCTCCCATCAGGGCGGCAGCACCTCCACTTCCCGGAATTCCCACAGTCAGCATAGGGATCAATGAGGATCCGGTTATGGCGTTATTGGCAGATTCTGCTGCAGCTACACCTTCAATTTCCCCCTGTCCGAAGGTCTCAGGATGTTTGGATGAACGCTTAGCTTCATTATAGCTCATAAAAGCGGCTATTCCTCCGCCTGCTGCAGGAATGGCCCCGATGACAACACCTATGGCTGAGGACTTGAAAATCGTTCTTATAGAATTTTTCATATCAGATAAAGTTAGTTTATCATGGGTATCAAGAGAGATTTCCTCATCACTCGGGATCTGAACAACGCTTTTTTTATGATAAAAATGATCACTCATATCGATCATGACCTTACTGATAGCAAAGACTCCCATCAATATGCCAATAAAAGATAATCCACCATAGAGATACATGGAATCAAAAGTAAATCGGAATACACCCGATATATTATCCAGCCCGATCATGGCCAGAAAGAAACCGACACATCCCATTAAAATTCCTTTAACTATATCCTTACCGCTAATAGCTCCGACTATGGAAAGACCAAAAATAGCTAATACAAAATATTCTGGAGGACCGAATTTCATAGCAAATCGGGCGATTATCGGAGCAAAGGCGATTAGGCTAAGCGCACTGATAAATCCACCGATGCAGGAAGCCACTAAAGCCATCATAAGCGCTTTATAGGCATATCCTTTTTTTGCTAATGGATAACCATCCAGCAAAGTCGCTGCGGCTTGTCCTGTACCGGGCGTCCCGATCAGAATGGCCGTGATAGACCCTCCAAAAGCTCCTCCGCAATATATACCCAATAGAAATACAATAGCTGTCACGGGTTCCATGGAAAATGTCAGAGGTAGACATAGAGTCATTCCCAGAACACCGGTAAGGCCTGGTATCGCTCCGAAAATCATCCCCAGAAGGATACCGAAATTGATTAGCAGAAGATTCTGCATTGATAGTACTTCCAGCAAACCGGGAACCAAGTATTCCATAATGTCTCCTTATAAATCAGTCCTCTTAAGGAAGAATAATCCCGAGCACCAAAGTGAACAGGAAATATACAGCTAATACAAAAAGCACCATAAACAAATAAACCATTCTACGAGATTTAAAAATCCATAATGTTATCATGCTGAAAAGAAGCGTCGATATAATGAATCCTGTAAGATCCAGCATAATAACATAAAGTATGATGCCGAGTGCATATAAAGCAATTTCCCATTCAACCTTAAGATCGAATTCTATTGTTTTGTCTTTTTTACCTATCAAAGATCTTAGAAATATGATGACCGAAAGGCAGAACATGGCAGCAATTATTATCTTAGGGAACAACTGAGCACCAGCAGCCGAGTCATTGGATACGGAAATCTGAATCGGTATAATAAACCAGATAACAACAGTTAGAAACATTAAAAACAAACCGCTGGTTAAGTCCCTTTTTACACGAATTTTCACAAAGCGCTCCCTATAATTCTTATTTGTTTCCCTCAACAAGAACTTTGTTGATCTTGTCCATTTCGTCGAGAAAAATACTAATTTCCCGGCCGTTCATATTTCTATATTCGGCACTCTGAGCCTTAGCCATTTCCGCCTTAAAGGTTTCATTGTTCATGACTCTATCAAAAGCTCCATATAGGAGATTGATAATTTCAGGATCGGTTCCTTTCCGGATAGCATACATAGTCAGCATATCATTATACAGTTCATATCCGTAATTCTTGATACTAGTGATTTTACCGTAAATACCATCATAATCGTTAGCAGAGAGAATGGCCAATGGAACAATACTTCCCTCTTGAACAAATTGATCGG
This region includes:
- a CDS encoding YgjV family protein; this translates as MDNITIFGTFASILIAISLTMKNIKLLRLVNCFGAVLFSIYGYIIGAIPVLVVNAFIVVIDIYYYIALISNKE
- the deoD gene encoding purine-nucleoside phosphorylase; translated protein: MFIPTPHIEAVDKKLIAKTILMPGDPLRAKYIAETFLENIVQFNAVRGINGYTGEYKGRKISVMASGMGMPSIGIYSYELYKFYDVENIIRIGSCGTYTKDLKLFDVVLVEDAWSESTYAKVQSGNTVDILRASVELNSKLEKISVELEIPLIRIRIHSSDVFYRNNLDEYKAIRDKYNCSAVEMESFALFSNAQELGKKAACLLSVSDSLIEEVGISSADRQMAFTSMIKIALEMAEN
- a CDS encoding tripartite tricarboxylate transporter permease: MEYLVPGLLEVLSMQNLLLINFGILLGMIFGAIPGLTGVLGMTLCLPLTFSMEPVTAIVFLLGIYCGGAFGGSITAILIGTPGTGQAAATLLDGYPLAKKGYAYKALMMALVASCIGGFISALSLIAFAPIIARFAMKFGPPEYFVLAIFGLSIVGAISGKDIVKGILMGCVGFFLAMIGLDNISGVFRFTFDSMYLYGGLSFIGILMGVFAISKVMIDMSDHFYHKKSVVQIPSDEEISLDTHDKLTLSDMKNSIRTIFKSSAIGVVIGAIPAAGGGIAAFMSYNEAKRSSKHPETFGQGEIEGVAAAESANNAITGSSLIPMLTVGIPGSGGAAALMGALTIQGLAPGPMLFKDFGFEMYAIMIGLILINIFMYFQGIGLMRFFVKVTKVPDSFILASLVFLCAAGTYSAGRNIFDVFILMGSGIVFFVFHRFNYPLIPVVLGFILGSLAEDNFRRTLVMSNGSLSIFLNRPICIVFIVLTVLILIGVARQNSRADKKIQGSI
- a CDS encoding tripartite tricarboxylate transporter TctB family protein is translated as MKIRVKRDLTSGLFLMFLTVVIWFIIPIQISVSNDSAAGAQLFPKIIIAAMFCLSVIIFLRSLIGKKDKTIEFDLKVEWEIALYALGIILYVIMLDLTGFIISTLLFSMITLWIFKSRRMVYLFMVLFVLAVYFLFTLVLGIILP